A single genomic interval of uncultured Sphaerochaeta sp. harbors:
- a CDS encoding tripartite tricarboxylate transporter substrate-binding protein: MRKIALVLALVLLVSISVFANGTAEAADGAEKSFVPTRNVDWYVTSSPGGGSDIFTRTITDIATEEDLINGQNFVIQYKTDGAGEVGRLLVSNIKAGVQADHTLLTFNSGDLMPMVKNTNNRFQNFQPVAHMAVDKHLIFIGESSKYTSAEEIIEALNNGERLVLGGSKGDDIACHAALIKELGVTQDQLSYIAHDATSGAITAILGGHFDLLISKPAAASQYVEAGKLTPVLALSTSRFPGNLSGAPTLSELGYENVEVPNWRSVVAPKNMSAAAVTYWSNVMKQVNDTEAWQKGYIEKQKLVPDFMDTDTYRAYGMKFQADYLESIGKSE, from the coding sequence ATGAGAAAAATTGCTCTAGTATTGGCCCTGGTTTTATTGGTAAGCATTTCCGTTTTCGCAAACGGTACTGCTGAAGCTGCAGATGGTGCAGAGAAGTCCTTCGTTCCTACCCGTAATGTTGACTGGTATGTGACCAGTTCCCCCGGTGGTGGTTCAGACATCTTCACCCGCACGATTACTGATATTGCTACTGAAGAGGATTTGATCAACGGACAGAATTTTGTTATTCAGTACAAGACCGATGGTGCTGGTGAAGTTGGTAGACTGCTTGTTTCCAACATCAAGGCTGGCGTCCAGGCTGATCACACCTTGTTGACCTTCAACAGCGGTGACTTGATGCCGATGGTTAAGAACACCAACAATCGTTTCCAGAACTTTCAGCCTGTTGCCCACATGGCTGTAGACAAGCACCTGATCTTCATTGGTGAGTCCTCCAAGTACACCAGTGCTGAAGAGATCATTGAAGCTTTGAACAATGGAGAGAGATTGGTTCTTGGTGGTTCCAAGGGTGATGACATCGCTTGTCACGCTGCTCTTATCAAGGAACTTGGTGTAACCCAGGATCAGCTTTCCTATATTGCTCACGATGCAACCAGTGGTGCTATCACTGCAATTCTTGGTGGTCACTTCGACCTGTTGATCTCCAAGCCTGCAGCAGCTTCCCAGTATGTTGAAGCTGGTAAGCTTACCCCGGTTCTGGCTCTTTCCACCAGCCGTTTCCCTGGAAACCTCAGTGGTGCTCCGACCCTCAGCGAGCTCGGTTACGAGAACGTAGAGGTTCCCAACTGGAGATCTGTTGTTGCTCCCAAGAACATGAGCGCTGCTGCAGTTACCTACTGGAGCAATGTCATGAAGCAGGTCAACGACACCGAAGCTTGGCAGAAAGGCTACATCGAGAAGCAGAAGCTGGTTCCCGATTTCATGGACACCGATACCTACAGAGCGTATGGTATGAAGTTCCAGGCTGACTACCTTGAGTCAATCGGTAAGTCTGAGTAA
- a CDS encoding sigma 54-interacting transcriptional regulator, with translation MIKILIVVPYQELQEAFDQVIQSYDLDTIEVRTTHIYGSDPQKIVPLAADIIVARGITAQAIAHQKPSVHVVPIALSSADLLSALAKAKKMNSTAHIGVVTNEQLCDQELISTLVGQPVSIFQVTDEKDVKIGLEHLARKGCTIFVGGLTMCRLCEEQQFAHVHVKSGYQAVVHAVAEAVAAARSLERAQTRGNLLGTLLNNATYALLAINSSATIIAANRQAEQLFGTTSLLGKQLMEVYQGGKWDLTLKAGKKEILVPIAGKQFLVTQQPISMDEETSGFLFTFQNTEAIQQTEHMIRTELSRKGLVAKYTFSNIVTQNAQMIALVEKARRFSQVPGAVLLLGETGTGKELFAQSIHNASPRASQPFVAVNCAALPEQLLESELFGYTEGAFTGASKGGKPGLFELAHKGTIFLDEIAEMPIVVQAKLLRVLQEREVRRVGADMIVPVDVRVISAANSNILQKVQDGSFRLDLFYRISLLSLMLIPLRDRPEDIGLLFSHFVTQYCERHGLTGININADALEMLGQFYWPGNIRELRNAAERLAILHTSDRVGIREIEQLDIGSTGLYLDTKETEKPKPKKKKRSDHELYEQFLSSGLTREEFAKEVGISRTTLWRKFSRFGSE, from the coding sequence TTGATAAAAATTTTGATTGTTGTTCCCTACCAAGAGTTGCAAGAAGCATTCGATCAAGTCATCCAGAGTTATGACCTGGATACGATTGAAGTGCGTACCACACATATCTATGGAAGCGATCCCCAAAAGATCGTACCTCTTGCTGCTGATATCATTGTAGCCCGTGGAATAACTGCTCAGGCAATCGCTCACCAAAAACCATCGGTGCATGTTGTGCCCATCGCACTCAGTAGCGCGGATTTACTCAGTGCGCTAGCCAAAGCCAAAAAAATGAACAGTACAGCCCATATCGGGGTAGTCACGAATGAACAGCTTTGTGACCAGGAGTTGATCAGCACCTTGGTCGGGCAACCTGTATCAATCTTTCAGGTAACCGATGAGAAAGACGTGAAAATCGGACTGGAGCACCTTGCAAGAAAGGGTTGCACCATATTTGTGGGTGGACTCACGATGTGTCGCCTATGTGAGGAGCAACAGTTTGCTCATGTGCATGTAAAGAGTGGTTATCAGGCAGTTGTCCATGCCGTGGCGGAAGCCGTTGCAGCCGCTCGCTCTCTCGAGCGTGCTCAAACAAGGGGAAACCTGCTTGGGACGTTGCTCAACAATGCCACTTATGCCCTGCTTGCAATTAACAGCAGTGCAACCATCATTGCAGCCAACCGGCAAGCTGAGCAACTCTTTGGTACTACGTCCCTGTTGGGAAAGCAGTTGATGGAAGTATATCAAGGAGGGAAGTGGGATCTTACCTTGAAGGCAGGGAAGAAAGAGATACTCGTACCGATTGCAGGCAAGCAGTTCCTGGTGACCCAGCAACCGATCAGCATGGATGAAGAGACATCAGGCTTCCTCTTCACGTTCCAGAATACAGAGGCTATTCAGCAGACAGAGCATATGATCAGGACGGAGTTGAGCAGAAAGGGCTTGGTCGCCAAGTACACATTCTCCAACATTGTGACACAGAATGCCCAGATGATCGCTCTGGTGGAGAAAGCCAGAAGGTTTAGCCAGGTCCCAGGTGCCGTACTGCTGCTTGGTGAGACGGGAACGGGAAAAGAGTTGTTTGCCCAGAGCATACACAATGCATCGCCCCGTGCATCGCAACCCTTTGTTGCAGTGAACTGTGCAGCACTTCCCGAACAACTGCTGGAGAGTGAGTTGTTTGGATACACCGAAGGAGCCTTCACCGGTGCAAGCAAGGGAGGGAAGCCTGGGTTGTTTGAATTGGCTCATAAGGGCACCATTTTCCTCGATGAAATTGCCGAGATGCCGATAGTCGTGCAGGCGAAACTGCTTCGTGTTCTTCAGGAGCGTGAGGTTCGCCGGGTAGGGGCTGACATGATTGTCCCTGTAGATGTGAGAGTCATCAGTGCTGCAAACAGCAATATCCTGCAGAAAGTACAAGATGGGTCGTTCCGTCTTGATCTCTTCTATCGTATTAGTCTGTTGAGCCTGATGCTGATCCCTTTACGTGATCGTCCTGAGGATATCGGGTTGTTGTTCTCCCATTTTGTCACGCAATACTGCGAGCGGCATGGACTGACCGGGATCAACATCAATGCAGATGCATTAGAGATGCTTGGACAGTTCTACTGGCCCGGAAACATTCGTGAGCTTAGGAATGCAGCTGAACGGCTTGCAATTCTTCATACCTCCGACAGGGTTGGCATCCGAGAGATAGAGCAACTCGATATCGGATCCACTGGTTTGTATCTTGATACCAAGGAAACAGAAAAACCAAAACCAAAAAAGAAGAAACGCTCCGATCATGAGCTGTATGAACAGTTCCTCTCCAGTGGTCTGACTCGTGAGGAATTCGCCAAGGAGGTCGGCATAAGCAGGACAACGCTCTGGAGGAAGTTTTCCCGATTTGGATCAGAGTAA
- a CDS encoding tripartite tricarboxylate transporter permease, protein MENLEMLFMGFSVVLTFQNVMVTMLGAVLGLVVGAMPGIGSLAGVALLLPLTYKFNPTTAIIMLGALYYSNMYGGSFSAILLNIPGDSPAVMTALDGYPMATKRNRPGQALFTSNLSSFIGGFIGMIILTFMGPALAELGLKFGPAEMTSLLLVAMTSIGWLVGESPTKGVVLTLVGILLATMGMDTLTGSPRYDFGNMYLLGGIPFTPFVIGAVGFSQVLKLMAERNKKVDVNLTQKLTIKGSMLTLHDVRRLVPPAIRSGFMGTFVGVLPGAGATTGAFLGYAAQKAFKSEEPLGSGAIEGIASCEAANNAAAAGSFAPLLALGIPGSGTGAVLLGGLMMWGLNPGPLLFSSNPDFAWGLIASLFLANLLTLFISLGVIPFLIKILTVPVRILIPIITVVCVVGGYSTSNSMYGVIIMFLSGLFGYILDRNGYGVAPMLLSFVLAPLLESNMRKAFIISNGGLGIFVDKPISAFLLLALLAIVMTPVVKFILRKAGIRKK, encoded by the coding sequence ATGGAAAATCTAGAAATGCTATTCATGGGCTTTTCAGTAGTCCTTACCTTTCAGAATGTTATGGTTACCATGCTTGGTGCTGTACTCGGCCTTGTGGTCGGTGCAATGCCTGGTATCGGTTCCCTCGCAGGGGTTGCCCTGTTGCTTCCCCTTACCTATAAGTTCAATCCAACCACCGCAATCATCATGCTTGGAGCACTCTATTATTCCAACATGTATGGTGGATCGTTCAGCGCAATCCTCCTGAACATCCCTGGAGACTCTCCTGCTGTCATGACCGCCCTTGATGGGTATCCGATGGCAACCAAGCGTAATAGGCCTGGTCAGGCACTGTTCACTTCCAATCTTTCCTCCTTTATCGGTGGTTTCATTGGTATGATCATCCTTACCTTTATGGGACCTGCGCTTGCAGAGCTCGGGCTCAAGTTTGGTCCTGCTGAGATGACTTCTCTCTTGTTGGTTGCGATGACTTCCATCGGCTGGCTGGTAGGGGAAAGTCCGACTAAGGGCGTTGTTTTGACCTTGGTTGGAATCCTGCTGGCAACAATGGGTATGGATACGCTTACAGGAAGCCCCCGTTACGACTTCGGCAACATGTATCTGCTAGGGGGCATTCCTTTTACCCCGTTCGTCATTGGAGCAGTCGGTTTCAGCCAGGTGCTTAAATTGATGGCAGAGCGAAACAAGAAGGTTGATGTCAATCTGACACAGAAGCTGACGATCAAGGGATCTATGTTGACCCTCCATGATGTACGTCGCCTTGTTCCTCCTGCTATCCGTAGCGGTTTCATGGGAACCTTTGTTGGTGTGCTTCCAGGAGCTGGTGCGACAACTGGAGCATTCCTTGGCTATGCAGCACAGAAAGCTTTCAAGAGCGAAGAGCCGCTTGGCAGTGGTGCAATTGAGGGAATCGCTAGCTGTGAGGCAGCAAACAACGCAGCCGCCGCTGGGTCCTTTGCTCCCTTGCTTGCCTTGGGTATCCCAGGTAGTGGTACCGGTGCAGTCTTGCTTGGTGGGTTGATGATGTGGGGTCTGAATCCTGGACCACTGCTTTTTTCCAGCAATCCTGACTTTGCATGGGGCTTGATCGCAAGCTTGTTCCTCGCAAACCTGCTTACCCTGTTCATTTCCCTTGGGGTTATCCCCTTCCTGATCAAGATCCTCACCGTTCCGGTACGGATTCTGATCCCGATCATCACCGTTGTCTGTGTGGTTGGTGGCTACAGTACCAGTAACTCCATGTATGGTGTGATTATCATGTTCCTCTCTGGGTTGTTCGGGTACATCCTTGACCGCAATGGCTATGGAGTTGCTCCTATGCTGCTGTCATTCGTCCTGGCCCCACTGCTTGAATCGAACATGCGTAAGGCCTTCATCATCAGTAATGGTGGTTTGGGAATCTTCGTTGACAAGCCGATTTCTGCCTTCCTGTTGTTGGCGCTCTTGGCAATCGTAATGACTCCTGTGGTGAAGTTCATCCTTCGCAAGGCTGGCATTCGAAAGAAATAA
- a CDS encoding mechanosensitive ion channel family protein, whose translation MIANFMALSSEAVAESTAFGRFVEKIDSWIQIGPVEFLVNVAIGLLIVLIGKLVIIGISRMLKRVLDRSKKINDLMARFILKLVNVIGWIFLIIAFLGRLGLDMGPVLAGLGITGVVLGFAFQDTIGNLLSGMMIVINAPFRIGDYIETGSFSGSVSDMDMICVILSTPDNRKITISNKLVWGSPIVNYSNVDRRRLGLTVSVAYGTNIQLAKDTIWKILNSYSEILPEPAPMVEVNTLAASSIDFAVRPWTKPEDFWKVHWRFQGEIVDRLAEVGISVPFNQLDVHIVDQSAT comes from the coding sequence ATGATTGCAAATTTCATGGCACTTAGCAGTGAAGCCGTTGCTGAAAGTACCGCCTTTGGCCGCTTTGTTGAGAAGATTGATAGCTGGATTCAAATTGGTCCGGTCGAATTCTTGGTGAATGTCGCGATTGGATTGCTCATTGTGCTCATCGGAAAGCTGGTGATCATAGGCATTTCTCGAATGCTCAAACGCGTACTTGATCGTTCCAAGAAGATTAATGACCTGATGGCCCGTTTCATTTTGAAACTGGTGAATGTGATAGGATGGATATTCCTCATCATAGCATTCCTTGGTCGCCTTGGTCTTGACATGGGGCCCGTGCTTGCCGGACTTGGCATCACTGGAGTTGTCCTTGGGTTTGCATTCCAGGATACCATTGGAAACTTGCTCAGTGGTATGATGATTGTCATCAATGCCCCCTTTAGGATTGGTGACTATATTGAGACCGGATCGTTCAGTGGTTCTGTCAGTGATATGGATATGATCTGTGTCATTCTCTCTACCCCTGACAATCGTAAGATAACCATTTCAAACAAGCTTGTTTGGGGAAGTCCCATTGTGAACTACTCCAATGTTGACCGAAGGAGACTTGGCCTTACCGTCAGTGTTGCCTATGGGACCAACATACAGTTGGCGAAGGATACCATCTGGAAAATTCTCAATTCATACAGTGAAATCCTTCCCGAGCCCGCTCCCATGGTAGAGGTGAATACCCTTGCTGCTTCCTCCATAGACTTTGCGGTTCGGCCTTGGACTAAACCAGAAGACTTCTGGAAGGTTCATTGGAGATTCCAGGGAGAGATTGTTGACCGCCTCGCTGAGGTTGGAATCTCAGTTCCATTCAACCAGCTAGATGTACATATCGTAGACCAGAGCGCAACATAG
- a CDS encoding aspartate/glutamate racemase family protein gives MKRVALIHTVRPVLGSFPELLENVVGQKLKIHNILDDFLASDPAEIGYFSLENRKRLFNDLQSCELTKPDVIVVTCSTLTPAVQLIRPFINVPVVAIDDAMTEKAVRIGKKIKVVATAMSTLEPTINKLKQEAAIAGTKIEVDAEDNEPAYTAMRAGDMETHNHLVLEMIKQVKGYDCIVLAQASMGHLQEKAEKLAGVPVLASPVLCCEKVKKILEGEV, from the coding sequence ATGAAACGTGTTGCACTTATCCATACGGTACGACCGGTATTGGGCAGTTTTCCAGAATTATTGGAAAATGTAGTAGGACAGAAGCTGAAGATTCATAATATACTTGATGATTTTCTTGCTTCCGATCCTGCCGAGATTGGCTATTTCTCATTGGAGAACCGAAAGCGGTTGTTCAATGATTTGCAATCCTGTGAACTGACCAAACCCGATGTTATTGTCGTTACTTGTTCAACACTCACCCCCGCAGTACAGCTCATTAGGCCCTTTATCAATGTCCCTGTCGTTGCCATTGATGATGCAATGACAGAGAAAGCAGTCCGCATTGGCAAGAAAATCAAGGTAGTTGCCACCGCCATGAGCACCCTTGAGCCCACCATCAACAAACTCAAGCAGGAAGCAGCTATTGCAGGGACCAAGATTGAAGTAGATGCGGAGGACAATGAACCAGCCTATACCGCAATGCGGGCTGGGGATATGGAAACACATAACCATCTGGTACTTGAGATGATCAAGCAAGTGAAGGGGTATGACTGTATTGTCCTTGCCCAAGCTTCCATGGGTCATCTGCAAGAAAAGGCAGAGAAGTTAGCAGGTGTACCGGTACTCGCAAGCCCAGTTCTTTGTTGCGAGAAGGTAAAGAAAATTCTGGAAGGGGAAGTGTAA
- a CDS encoding 4-hydroxythreonine-4-phosphate dehydrogenase PdxA gives MNDKPVLGLLIGDGAGVGPEIIAKLAVGKFFEQYCKPVVIGDVRILERAFSVIGSSVPLQVIDSVDEADWSKGLPILDQKDQDPEVVKFGTLTTEAGKANLNALELGVSLYKEKMIEGFCFAPFHKAGLKQAGSKVESEHHLLAQLFNHTEPFGEINVLGDLWTTRTTSHIPISEVSKNLTVESILRAVRLANASLKNSGITKPRLALAALNPHAGENGLCGREEIDVIIPAIEKAREMGIDATGPYPSDITFIKAFRGDFDGVVTMYHDQGQIALKLRGFDEGITIAGGLPAPIVTCAHGTAYDIAGTGVVKTSAFENAVKMASRMANHLRQQA, from the coding sequence ATGAACGATAAACCTGTATTGGGACTTTTAATCGGAGACGGAGCCGGAGTCGGACCTGAGATCATAGCCAAGCTGGCTGTTGGTAAATTTTTTGAACAGTATTGTAAACCAGTGGTTATTGGTGATGTACGTATACTCGAGCGTGCCTTCTCGGTAATTGGTTCCTCTGTCCCCTTGCAGGTGATTGACAGTGTGGATGAAGCTGACTGGAGCAAGGGCCTTCCAATCCTTGACCAGAAAGATCAGGACCCTGAAGTTGTGAAGTTTGGTACCCTGACCACTGAGGCAGGCAAGGCAAATCTTAATGCTCTGGAGCTTGGTGTTTCCTTGTATAAAGAGAAAATGATTGAAGGTTTCTGTTTCGCTCCATTCCATAAAGCAGGACTCAAGCAGGCAGGAAGCAAGGTGGAGAGTGAACACCACTTACTCGCCCAGTTGTTCAACCATACTGAGCCCTTTGGGGAGATCAATGTGTTGGGTGACCTCTGGACCACCAGAACCACCAGTCATATTCCCATCAGCGAGGTAAGCAAGAACTTGACTGTAGAGAGCATCCTGCGTGCAGTACGCCTTGCCAACGCATCCTTGAAGAACAGCGGCATCACAAAGCCCCGTCTTGCTCTTGCTGCACTGAATCCCCACGCTGGAGAAAATGGCCTCTGTGGACGTGAAGAGATTGATGTAATCATCCCAGCTATTGAGAAAGCAAGAGAGATGGGAATTGATGCAACAGGGCCCTATCCAAGTGACATCACCTTTATCAAGGCTTTCCGCGGTGATTTTGACGGGGTAGTGACCATGTACCATGACCAGGGACAGATTGCCCTGAAACTCAGGGGATTTGATGAAGGTATCACCATTGCCGGTGGCCTTCCCGCTCCTATTGTTACCTGTGCACATGGTACGGCTTATGATATCGCCGGAACCGGTGTTGTGAAAACCAGCGCTTTTGAGAATGCAGTGAAGATGGCCTCCCGTATGGCCAACCACCTGCGTCAGCAAGCGTAA
- a CDS encoding tripartite tricarboxylate transporter TctB family protein encodes MQLKKVTSQMVIPVITAVIAALFIYLGITKYGFWHELRGPLPGFFPTLIGFALLALSFIAFLGSFKEEKTTYPIESWFPALGVIAIMLATLVIGMIPSLALFVILWLKWYEKYSWKTTLIGLAVIMAIVIGAFVMWLGVPFPKGIIYNWIAY; translated from the coding sequence ATGCAATTGAAAAAGGTTACGAGTCAGATGGTGATTCCTGTAATCACAGCAGTGATAGCTGCTCTTTTCATCTATCTCGGGATCACCAAGTACGGCTTTTGGCATGAGCTCAGGGGACCGCTTCCAGGTTTTTTCCCCACTCTCATTGGATTTGCTTTGCTAGCTTTGAGCTTCATTGCATTCCTGGGCTCTTTCAAGGAAGAGAAGACCACCTATCCGATTGAGAGCTGGTTTCCTGCTCTTGGCGTGATCGCCATCATGCTTGCCACTCTGGTTATTGGAATGATTCCCAGCCTTGCCCTCTTCGTCATTCTTTGGCTCAAGTGGTACGAAAAGTATAGTTGGAAGACAACCCTCATCGGGTTGGCTGTCATTATGGCCATTGTAATCGGAGCCTTCGTCATGTGGCTCGGAGTTCCCTTCCCGAAGGGAATCATCTACAACTGGATCGCGTACTGA